The Streptomyces sp. NBC_00510 genomic interval GAGAAGGTCTTCGACGGCTCGATCGGGTTGCGGCTCAGGTACACGTACTGGTCGGCGGTCCGGTAGCGGCCCAGTCCCGCCGTCAGGGTCGGCTTGATCCGCAGGATCTGGGAAGGTGCCGTGCCGTCCAGGAAGGACGACACGTCGACCTTCAGCGTCCCCGACACCATCAGGTAGCCGACGTTGGCGACCGGCGCGGCGACCTCGATCCCGGGCATCTTCTTGATCCGGTCGTACTGGCCGAGGCCGATGCCGCCGAAGATCCCGGACAGGAAGTTCGCCTCGACCAGTCCGTCGTCGCGCTCGACCGCGGTCTGGCTCGCGTGGGGGCGCACCAGGACGTCGTACGCGGAGCGGGCGTTCTCCCGGACGGTCTCGGTGGTCCGCGCCTGACTGGTGGTCACCGTCGAGGTGAGCAGGGTGAAGCTGGTCGCGGCCACGAGGATGCCGGCGGCCAGTGCCAGCGCGCGGGCCCGATGACGCCGCAGCTGGGACCAGATCATGGCGATCACGGGCGGAGCCCCCCGAGCCGGTCGAGGACGTCGGCCGCCGGCGTCACGCGTTCGTCGGCCACGATCCGTCCGTCGCGCAGGCGCACGATCCGGTCGCAGCTCGCGGCCACCTCCACATCGTGCGTCGCGACGAGCAGCGTCATCCCGTACTGCTCGGTCAGCGAGAGCAGCAGGTCGATGATCTCCCGGCCGGTCGCGCTGTCCAGGTTGCCGGTCGGCTCGTCCGCGAGCAGCAGGCCGGGCCGGTTGATCAGCGCCCGGGCGACCGCGACGCGCTGCTGCTGACCGCCCGACAGCTCCGAGGGCAGCGCCCCGGCCCGCTGTGCCAGGCCCACGGCCTCCAGGAGTTCCATGGCGCGGGCCCGCCGGTCGAAGTCCACCCGGCGGGGCAGCACCGGCGCCAGGACGTTGTCCAGCACCGTCAGCGCGGGCAGGAGGTGGAAGCGCTGGAAGACGAAGCCGATCCTGCGTCGATGGGCGTCGAGCCCGCCCGGTGTCAGTGCGGTGCCGTCGACCTCCACCGTGCCGGAGTCGGGCAGGTCCATGCCGCCGACCAGGTGCAGCACGGTCGACTTGCCGGCGCCGGACGGGCCGGTGAGTGCGACGGATTCGCCGTCCCCGATCTCCAGGCCGACGCCGTCCAGCGCCACGACTCCCGGGTGCCGGCGGGACACGTCCCGCAGGGTCACGCTCATGCTTCCGACCACCCCTCATGCATTGCGGCAATGCAGGGGTACATTGTCACAATACAGAGGGGATGCAAAATGCCACTGCACCACGCAGTGCTCGCGCTGCTGTCCGAGGGACCGAGCCACGGCTACGAGCTCAAGAGCCGTTTCGAGGACGCCATCGGCCCGCAGTGGGGCGGCCTCAACATCGGGCACCTTTACCAGATCCTGGACCGCCTGGTGCGCGACGGCCATGTCACCCGGTCCCAGGTGGCACAGAGCGACCGCCCCGACAAGACCCGCTACACCCTCACCGCGCAGGGCCAGGACGAGTTGCACTCCTGGGCGACCACGGCGTGGGTCCGCACGGGCGGCTTCCGGGACGAGTTGTTCCTCAAGCTGTTCGGCGCCGCCTCACTGGGCTCCGACGCCGTGCACGCCCTGGTGGAGACCCAGCGCCAGACCTACCTCTCCGAACTCGCCGGTCTCACCCGCCTGCGGCGCGGCCACACCGACGACCCTTTGGTGGCCCTCCTCATCGACGCCGCCATCGCCCACACCAAGGCGGACCTGGAACTCGTGGACAGCGCCGTCCAGCGGCTCGCGCCGCTCACACGAGCCGGTGTTCCGTCGCACGGGGCCGCGGAGGAACCGGAAGCCCGCGAGCGCAGGGCAACGTAGGGCGAGCCCCGTGCCGCCGCAGTCCTGCCGGGATGATCGTGGACGCGGCGGCGTTCAGCGCGCGGTCACCCAGCCGGGCGTCCAGGTCCCGGCGGCGTCGCGGCCGGCCACGGCGGCGGCGAGGTGGGCACGGAGGGTGGCCAGCGCCGGGTGGGGGTTGTCGCGGTGCCACAGGAGCGAGTGCGGGTAGACGGGTGTCGGGTCGGTCACCGGGATGCGGCGCAGGCCGTGGCCCGCGGGCCAGACGAGGCGGGTGTCCCCGCCCATGAAGGTGGCCAGGGCCGGGGTGTCGGCGACGGTGTCGAGGAGCGCGTCGGAGCCGAAGTTGGGGCCGGTCGCCTCGATGGTGAGGCCGAACTCGGCGACGAGGTCGTCGTAGTAGGCGGCCCACTCGGTGCCGGGCACGATGCCGGGCATCCAGATCCGGTACCCGGCGAGCTGGGCGACGGTCACCGACCGGGCGCCCGCCAGCGCGTGGGCGGGGCCGGTGAGGAGCTCGAGCGGCTCGTCGAGCACCCGGACGGACTCGATGTCCTCGGGAAGGGGCCGGCCGGGCGCGGCGACGGCGCGGAAGGACGCGTCGATCTCACCGGACCGGATGGCGGCGACGGCCGTCTCGATGTCGAACAGCATCACCACGTCGAGCTCGATCTCGGGGTGCGCGCGGTGGAAGCCGCGCATCAGGCCCGACGCCGCGCCACGCGAGGCGATGATGTCGACGCGCAGCGGACGGCGACCGGTGCGCACCGACGCGACCGCGCGCTCGGCGACGCGCAGCAGCTCGCGCGCGTGGGGCAGGAACGCCTGCCCGTCGATGGTGAGCTCGGCGCCGCGCGCCGTGCGGGTGAACAGCCGCACGCCGAGGCTGCGCTCCAGCGCGGCGATGCGCTTGGAGACGGCCTGCTGGGTGACCGCCAGCTCGGCGGCGGCCTCCTGGAACCGCCCCGCGTCGGCGGCGGCGACGAAGGTGCGGACGGCGTCGAGGTCCATGCCGACACTCTAAGGCCACAACCGTTGGTTGTGGCCGACGGCTCTGCGGTTGTTTGATCCCAGGCCGTGGGTCTCGCTTTGATGATTCCGATCGCGGATCGGTTGTGCAGGGTTGGAGTGGCGAGGGGCATCGGGCATGGGGAGCGGGCACCGGCTGGGACGGCGGTTCGGGTGGCTGTGGGCAGCGTACGGGACCAGCGCGCTCGGCACGTGGCTGGCCTTCGGCGCGTTCCCCCTGATCGCCATCCAGGTGCTGCACGCCGGACCGGCCGAGGTCGCCGCGCTCGCCTCCGTGGGGTCCGCGGTGGGCGCGGCCGTCGCGGTGCCGCTCGGCCCGTGGGTGGAGTTCCGCCGCAAGCGGCACGTGCTGATCGCGATGGACCTGGTGCGGTTCGCGGCGCTGCTGACGATCCCCGCCGCGTTCGCGCTCGATGTCCTCACCTTCCTCCAGCTCCTGCTGGTCTCGGTCGCCGTCGCGGCGGCCGACATCACCTTCCGCGCCGCCTCCGGCGCGTACGTGAAGACCCTGCTGCCGGCCGAGGACCTGCTCGTCGCCAACGCCCGCTTCGAGTCCACGGCATGGACGACCACGATCATCGGGCCACCGCTGGGCGGCGCGGCGATCGGGCTCCTCGGCCCGGTGGCGACGGTGGTGGCCGACGCGGTCAGCTACCTGCTCTCGGCCCTGGGCATCCGCGCGACGGGCGGGCACGAGCCGCGGCCCGAGCGCCGGGAGGCCACGCGCATGCGCACCCGGGACCTGCTCGACGGCTGGCGGTACATCCTCGCTGACCGGGCGCTGCGTCCGCTGTTCTTCAACACCGCGCTGTTCAACGGCCTGGTGATGGCCGTCCAGCCGTTGCTCGCCGTCCTGATGCTCGGCCGGCTCGGGTTCGCACCGTGGGAGTACGGCCTCGCCTTCGCGGCGCCCTCGATCGGCGGGCTGCTCGGTTCGCGGCTGGCCCGGCCGCTCGTCACCCGGTTCGGACAGCGCCAAGTGCTGGTCGTCACGGGGGCGCTGCGCGCGCTCTGGCCCGTCGGCCTGGCCTTCCCGGGGCCGGGCACCGGAGGGCTGTTGCTGGTGATGGGCGTCGAGCTGGGGCTCATCTTCTGCTGCGGGATCTTCAACCCCGTCCACGCCACCTACCGCCTCGAGCGGACCGCGACCGACCGGGTCGCCCGCACGCTGTCCGCCTGGGCGGTGACGACCAAGGTCTCGACCGCGCTCCTGACGGCCGTCTGGGGCGTGCTGGGAGGCCTGCTCGGTGCGCGTACGGCCATCGGCCTGGCCGGCGTGCTCCTGCTGGCGACCCCGCTGCTGCTCCCCCGCCGCGCGGCAGCGCACCTGCGAGAGCCGGAGCCGGCACCGAGCCGCCCCTGACGGAGTGCGCGGTACCGGCCGGCATCCCGCACACGGTGATCGTTTCTGACGTTACGTCAATGTGTCGTACACGGGTGCTTGTTGTGGACATGATCCATAGAACAGACTGACGTCGATTCGCACAAAGAATCGAATCGCGGTGACGCGATCACCGCGGTCGCGTCCGACCGCCCGGACCGCCGCGCCGGTGGCGGTCCGCCGTACGCACCACACCAACGAGGGGGAACCATGTCCGTACGTCCGTCGCGCAGGTCGCTGACCAGCGCCGCAGGCGCCTTCGCCTTAGCCCTGGGCTCGACGCTCGCGGGCGCCGCCGTCGCGCCGACCACCGCCGCCGCCGACACGGGAGACCGCACGTCGACCGTGGCCTGCGCGTCCCTGTGGGTCAACGACTCCGGTGGCACGACCCACGCCAGGCTGCGGAACTGCTCCGTCACCTGGGGCAAGAACATCTTCGACGGCTCCTACTGGCAGACGGTGAAGTTCGAGCTGTACGACGCCCTCACCGACGGCGTCTGCGCCAAGTCGAACGTGATCCTGTCGCCCACCGGGGCCAGCTCGCAGGCGAGCGAGTGCAACGGCGTCTACACCCCGAAGTCGGCGACCTTCAGCGGCCGGGCCACCAACATCTTCATCAGGATCGCCTACGGCTCCAACTCGACCTACGGCAAGATCAGCACGAACGTCGCACCGCCGTCCGGCTTCTGACAGCCGCCGCCGGCGGGTTCGCCTCCACCGGAACCACGCCGGCGCCAACGGGAGGGGATCAAGCATGCGATCGACACGCAAGGCGAAATGGGCGGCACTGGCGGCGGGAGTGCTCGCCGTGCCGGCGGCCCTGGTCGTGAGCACCGCGGGGCCGGCGACGGCCAACGCGTCCTGCGGCCAGGGCGCCTGGGGCACGGACGGCACGGACGTGCGCATGCCGCCGGGCGTCAGCGCCAACATGCGCAGCGGCTCCAGCACGGCGTGCGGGGTCGTCGGCTGGGCCGACAACCAGGACGTCCTGATCTACTACTGCTGGACGTCCGGCCAGAACGGCACGTGGACCTACCTCTACAACCAGCACGACGACCGCACCGGATGGGTGAAGGACTCACTGCTGCCCTACAACGGGTCCAACCAGTACTGCGGCTTCTGACAGTCGCCCGGCACCCGGCGGCGCCGGCCCGCACCGCGCATTGGTGCGGGCCGGCGCCGCACCGCGGATCGCTAACCCTTGCGCCGCTCGTCGGTGTGGTCCGCCTCCCGCTCCGCTCCGGTGGCGGACCAGTTGGCGAGGATCGTCAAGGCGTCCTCGGCGGCGGACCCGGGGGGCGCGCTGTAGACGACCACGCTCAGGCCGCTTTCGTCGGGCAGGCTCATGGTCTCCTGATCGAGTTCCAGGTCGCCCACGAGCGGATGGTTGAGGCGCTTGGTGCTGTCGCGGAAGACATGCACGTCGTGGGACCCCCACAGCATGCGGAAGGCGTCGCTGCGCGTGGACAGTTCACCGACCAGGTTCGTCAGTTCCCGGTCGTAGGGGTGCTTTCCCGCCTCGACACGCAGCGCGCCGACTGCGAACCGGGCCATGCGTTCCCAGTCTCCGTAGAACCGCCTGGCCGCGGGATGGAAGAACGCGAACCGGGCGACGTTCGCTCCGCAGGTCGGGTCGGCGTACATCTCCGCGTACAGGGCCTGGCCCAAGGGGTTGGCGGCCAGCGTGTCGAGGCGGTTGTTCATCACGTACGCCGGCATCCGCGGCATCCCCTCGACGATCCGCGCGACGCTCGGCCGCACCGCCGGCCGGCTCTGCTGCGGTACCCGCGCCCGTACCCGCGCCGCGGGCGCCGGTCCCGCGGCACGGGCGAGGTCGTACAGGTACATGCGCTCGGTGGCGTCGAGCCGCAACGCCTGGGCGAGGGCGTCCAGCACGCTGTCGGAGACACCTTTGAAGTTGCCGCGTTCCAGGCGCGTGTAGTACTCGACGCTCACCCCGGCGAGCGCGGCCACCTCGCCCCTGCGCAGTCCGGGCACCCTCCGCTGACCGTACGTCGGCAGACCGGCCTGC includes:
- a CDS encoding LysR family transcriptional regulator, with the translated sequence MDLDAVRTFVAAADAGRFQEAAAELAVTQQAVSKRIAALERSLGVRLFTRTARGAELTIDGQAFLPHARELLRVAERAVASVRTGRRPLRVDIIASRGAASGLMRGFHRAHPEIELDVVMLFDIETAVAAIRSGEIDASFRAVAAPGRPLPEDIESVRVLDEPLELLTGPAHALAGARSVTVAQLAGYRIWMPGIVPGTEWAAYYDDLVAEFGLTIEATGPNFGSDALLDTVADTPALATFMGGDTRLVWPAGHGLRRIPVTDPTPVYPHSLLWHRDNPHPALATLRAHLAAAVAGRDAAGTWTPGWVTAR
- a CDS encoding SH3 domain-containing protein, which codes for MRSTRKAKWAALAAGVLAVPAALVVSTAGPATANASCGQGAWGTDGTDVRMPPGVSANMRSGSSTACGVVGWADNQDVLIYYCWTSGQNGTWTYLYNQHDDRTGWVKDSLLPYNGSNQYCGF
- a CDS encoding PadR family transcriptional regulator; translated protein: MPLHHAVLALLSEGPSHGYELKSRFEDAIGPQWGGLNIGHLYQILDRLVRDGHVTRSQVAQSDRPDKTRYTLTAQGQDELHSWATTAWVRTGGFRDELFLKLFGAASLGSDAVHALVETQRQTYLSELAGLTRLRRGHTDDPLVALLIDAAIAHTKADLELVDSAVQRLAPLTRAGVPSHGAAEEPEARERRAT
- a CDS encoding helix-turn-helix transcriptional regulator; this translates as MDNRDAVSAFLRSRRDKITPEQAGLPTYGQRRVPGLRRGEVAALAGVSVEYYTRLERGNFKGVSDSVLDALAQALRLDATERMYLYDLARAAGPAPAARVRARVPQQSRPAVRPSVARIVEGMPRMPAYVMNNRLDTLAANPLGQALYAEMYADPTCGANVARFAFFHPAARRFYGDWERMARFAVGALRVEAGKHPYDRELTNLVGELSTRSDAFRMLWGSHDVHVFRDSTKRLNHPLVGDLELDQETMSLPDESGLSVVVYSAPPGSAAEDALTILANWSATGAEREADHTDERRKG
- a CDS encoding MFS transporter — protein: MGSGHRLGRRFGWLWAAYGTSALGTWLAFGAFPLIAIQVLHAGPAEVAALASVGSAVGAAVAVPLGPWVEFRRKRHVLIAMDLVRFAALLTIPAAFALDVLTFLQLLLVSVAVAAADITFRAASGAYVKTLLPAEDLLVANARFESTAWTTTIIGPPLGGAAIGLLGPVATVVADAVSYLLSALGIRATGGHEPRPERREATRMRTRDLLDGWRYILADRALRPLFFNTALFNGLVMAVQPLLAVLMLGRLGFAPWEYGLAFAAPSIGGLLGSRLARPLVTRFGQRQVLVVTGALRALWPVGLAFPGPGTGGLLLVMGVELGLIFCCGIFNPVHATYRLERTATDRVARTLSAWAVTTKVSTALLTAVWGVLGGLLGARTAIGLAGVLLLATPLLLPRRAAAHLREPEPAPSRP
- a CDS encoding ABC transporter ATP-binding protein yields the protein MSVTLRDVSRRHPGVVALDGVGLEIGDGESVALTGPSGAGKSTVLHLVGGMDLPDSGTVEVDGTALTPGGLDAHRRRIGFVFQRFHLLPALTVLDNVLAPVLPRRVDFDRRARAMELLEAVGLAQRAGALPSELSGGQQQRVAVARALINRPGLLLADEPTGNLDSATGREIIDLLLSLTEQYGMTLLVATHDVEVAASCDRIVRLRDGRIVADERVTPAADVLDRLGGLRP